A part of Agromyces protaetiae genomic DNA contains:
- a CDS encoding DUF3892 domain-containing protein: protein MADRRVTHSRKNRDGDITAIGTPGQYWSPRAKADAISDIELRIHTYYVQWPEKRTEIRVVNGATGKYLRTDRDNTTRNNLDDLPDL, encoded by the coding sequence GGCAGATCGACGAGTAACCCATTCACGCAAGAACCGCGACGGTGACATCACCGCCATCGGCACGCCCGGCCAGTACTGGTCGCCGCGTGCGAAGGCAGACGCCATCAGCGACATCGAGCTCCGCATCCACACGTACTACGTGCAGTGGCCCGAGAAGCGCACGGAGATCCGCGTCGTGAACGGCGCGACCGGCAAGTACCTCCGCACCGATCGCGACAACACGACCCGCAACAACCTGGACGACCTCCCGGACCTGTGA